In the Piscinibacter sp. XHJ-5 genome, one interval contains:
- a CDS encoding TetR/AcrR family transcriptional regulator: MASETSVPTHRRVRRGSAEDHDQLRQQIVAAAFAIHEREGVSALSMRALAAEMGVSPMALYRYYPSKADLLRAMWEVVLSDAQASVKAAVATQKTARARLRASIESFLRYWESHPAHFRLVYMTPETMEDRAQGAPLTGSEAYVSAVDLAGPLIDELVAEIGGRKDRALVARDLRMSLMVGYLHARIVNTRYPWSDFDALRACAVETIAAGVEACVARSPARSAKRS, from the coding sequence ATGGCAAGTGAAACGTCTGTCCCGACGCACCGGCGCGTCCGCCGCGGATCTGCCGAAGACCACGACCAGCTGCGCCAGCAGATCGTCGCGGCTGCCTTCGCGATCCACGAGCGCGAAGGCGTTTCGGCACTGTCGATGCGCGCGCTGGCCGCCGAGATGGGCGTCTCGCCCATGGCGCTGTACCGCTACTACCCGAGCAAGGCGGACCTGCTGCGCGCGATGTGGGAAGTGGTGCTGAGCGACGCGCAGGCCAGCGTGAAGGCCGCGGTCGCGACGCAGAAGACGGCGCGTGCTCGCCTGCGGGCGAGCATCGAGTCCTTCCTGCGGTACTGGGAATCGCATCCGGCGCACTTCCGGCTCGTCTACATGACCCCCGAGACCATGGAGGACCGGGCGCAGGGCGCGCCGTTGACGGGCAGCGAGGCTTACGTCAGCGCCGTCGACCTGGCCGGACCGCTGATCGACGAGCTCGTCGCGGAGATCGGCGGCCGGAAAGACCGTGCGCTGGTCGCGCGCGACCTGCGCATGTCGCTGATGGTGGGCTACCTGCATGCGCGCATCGTCAACACCCGCTACCCGTGGAGCGACTTTGACGCGCTGCGGGCGTGCGCTGTCGAGACCATCGCCGCCGGGGTCGAAGCCTGCGTCGCGCGTTCCCCGGCGCGCAGCGCGAAGCGAAGCTGA
- a CDS encoding methyl-accepting chemotaxis protein: MLVNLKIGQRLAVVLACVLVISAAIAGAGWWGVDSLHTAASRALVHDVKLAQEASDIQMLVLLERRYEKDALINLGDAEKLTEYTGKWQDVRTRLTKAIEHTRALELGPEDAQAIAQLGDHFGHYARGFESTLSAIAAGQIKTTADANADLGKVKAAVRGMEAISDAVADRAMQRAGKVQATMDAVRARAVTLLLVLSALGLAAAALLSWLLARSITLPIREAVRIAETVAAGDLSSRIHVGSRDEVGQLLAALGCMNENLTKLVGKVRDGSDSIATGTAQIATGNADLSQRTEEQASNLQQTAASMEQLTATVRQNAEAAREATRLAGSATAVATRGGEVVGQVVATMGDIAASSHRIAEIIGVVDGIAFQTNILALNAAVEAARAGEQGRGFAVVAGEVRSLAQRSAHAAREIKTLIGESVQRVESGGQLVHEAGETMNEIVVQVRRVNDLIAEIGSASAQQSSGIEQIGEAVSQLDQVTQQNAALVEESAAAAESLKAQAVQLAEIVAVFKLAVEPAAAAATSVADTPVMAAAAQPARDTSCTTA, from the coding sequence ATGTTGGTGAACTTGAAGATCGGCCAGCGCTTGGCCGTGGTGCTGGCCTGCGTGCTGGTGATCTCGGCGGCGATCGCCGGTGCAGGTTGGTGGGGCGTCGATTCGCTGCACACGGCGGCGAGTCGCGCGCTGGTCCACGACGTGAAGCTGGCGCAGGAGGCCAGCGACATCCAGATGCTGGTGCTGCTCGAACGCCGCTACGAAAAGGACGCATTGATCAACCTGGGCGACGCCGAAAAGCTCACCGAGTACACGGGCAAGTGGCAGGACGTCCGCACGCGCCTCACGAAGGCCATCGAGCACACACGGGCGCTCGAGCTGGGCCCCGAGGACGCCCAGGCGATTGCCCAGCTGGGCGATCACTTCGGCCACTACGCCCGGGGTTTCGAATCGACGCTCTCGGCCATCGCGGCCGGGCAGATCAAGACCACGGCCGACGCGAACGCCGACCTGGGCAAGGTGAAGGCGGCGGTGCGCGGCATGGAAGCCATCAGCGACGCGGTCGCCGACCGCGCGATGCAACGCGCCGGCAAGGTGCAGGCGACGATGGACGCGGTGCGCGCGCGCGCCGTCACGCTGCTGCTCGTGCTGTCGGCGCTCGGCCTGGCCGCGGCGGCGCTGCTGAGCTGGCTGCTCGCGCGCTCGATCACGCTGCCGATCCGCGAGGCGGTGCGCATCGCCGAGACCGTCGCCGCCGGCGACCTGAGCTCGCGCATCCACGTCGGGAGCCGCGACGAGGTCGGCCAGCTGCTCGCGGCGCTGGGGTGCATGAACGAGAACCTGACGAAGCTCGTCGGCAAGGTACGCGACGGGTCGGACTCGATCGCGACCGGGACGGCCCAGATCGCCACCGGCAATGCCGACCTCAGTCAGCGCACCGAGGAGCAGGCGAGCAACCTCCAGCAGACCGCCGCGTCGATGGAGCAGCTCACCGCGACGGTGAGGCAGAACGCCGAGGCGGCCCGCGAAGCCACCCGCCTGGCGGGCAGCGCCACCGCGGTGGCGACCCGCGGCGGCGAGGTCGTCGGCCAGGTCGTCGCGACGATGGGCGACATCGCGGCGTCGTCGCATCGCATCGCCGAGATCATCGGCGTGGTCGACGGCATCGCCTTCCAGACCAACATCCTCGCGCTGAACGCCGCCGTCGAGGCGGCGCGCGCCGGCGAGCAGGGACGCGGCTTCGCCGTCGTCGCCGGCGAGGTGCGCAGTCTCGCGCAGCGCAGTGCGCATGCCGCCCGGGAGATCAAGACCCTGATCGGCGAGAGCGTGCAGCGCGTCGAGTCCGGCGGCCAGCTGGTGCACGAGGCCGGCGAGACCATGAACGAGATCGTGGTGCAGGTGCGTCGCGTCAACGATCTCATCGCCGAGATCGGCTCGGCGAGCGCCCAGCAGAGCAGCGGCATCGAGCAGATCGGAGAAGCCGTCTCGCAGCTCGATCAGGTGACGCAGCAGAACGCCGCGCTCGTCGAGGAGAGCGCGGCCGCGGCGGAGAGCCTGAAAGCGCAGGCGGTTCAACTCGCCGAGATCGTGGCGGTGTTCAAGCTCGCGGTCGAGCCCGCAGCCGCCGCGGCGACATCCGTCGCGGACACGCCGGTCATGGCCGCGGCAGCGCAGCCGGCCCGGGACACGTCATGCACAACGGCCTGA
- a CDS encoding ATP-binding protein: MHNGLRRWLRNGCGIPGGRPNDRRDAWPSAAELERTTQRRYLALLLAFALTFTSGFAIAFTVQQAWEEAIANAAMAAVSLACAAWAWRTSRPEWPMRVLSAALIAMLAWKTVEQGAPLPAAGWWLSIMPFILAGAGLYAMAVGGVTLFVTVVTWLYFGPHAGTAALGEYAGIGPTRQYIAIVGSEAIALVMILAAIRGRRETARAIEATRGAAIEAMGVKARFLANMSHEIRTPLNGVIGTAELLRAKHIDEAQRARLTGLLEQSAGTLLAIVNDVLDWTKLDAGKVVLEARPVHLRRLVFEANELFAVQAYNKGIELTSSCNPDVPRVFIGDPTRLRQIIDNLVGNAVKFTSSGGVHMHLSLEAEATSAASSAQPRHCVRIEVADSGIGIDQQRLSSLFKAFTQADESVTRRFGGTGLGLAISLELARLMGGRIDVVSALGRGSTFALTVPLEPWTQPGALPAAKPRSDLLLASASRGVQRHVKTILHDLGIEPRIVRELPMDDCGEGYRLLLVDAPLLASLPDSRAWLQRQAQARRRIAVIAPLGADFAGLLPDDVLLLYKPIRRGSLKAVLAALERTTADEAVSRESLPSPPPLGPHVLVAEDDTVNQLVVQAMLTDLGATCVLAANGREALECLAAESFDLVLMDMQMPELDGVCATRALRAIESGSAARRVPVVAMTASAAGEDLSACRQAGMDDVLPKPFGIAGIRSVLRTHCPAPTAREAGDASPSSTDVGMAAQPWSGTARGAGPS; encoded by the coding sequence ATGCACAACGGCCTGAGGCGCTGGCTGAGGAACGGCTGCGGCATTCCCGGCGGGCGTCCGAACGACCGCCGCGACGCGTGGCCGAGCGCCGCCGAGCTCGAACGGACGACGCAGCGCCGCTACCTCGCCCTGCTGCTGGCCTTCGCACTCACGTTCACCAGCGGCTTCGCGATCGCGTTCACGGTCCAGCAAGCCTGGGAAGAGGCGATCGCCAACGCCGCGATGGCTGCCGTCAGCCTGGCCTGCGCCGCCTGGGCCTGGCGCACGAGCCGCCCCGAGTGGCCGATGCGCGTGCTGTCGGCGGCGCTGATCGCCATGCTGGCCTGGAAGACCGTCGAGCAAGGCGCGCCGCTGCCCGCCGCCGGCTGGTGGCTGTCCATCATGCCTTTCATCCTCGCCGGGGCCGGGCTCTACGCGATGGCAGTCGGCGGGGTCACGCTCTTCGTCACGGTCGTCACCTGGCTCTACTTCGGTCCTCACGCAGGCACCGCAGCCCTCGGTGAATACGCCGGGATCGGACCGACGCGGCAGTACATCGCCATCGTCGGCTCGGAAGCGATCGCCCTCGTGATGATCCTCGCGGCCATCCGCGGCCGGCGAGAGACGGCACGGGCGATCGAAGCGACCCGTGGCGCGGCCATCGAGGCAATGGGCGTCAAGGCGCGCTTCCTTGCCAACATGAGCCACGAGATCCGCACACCGCTGAACGGCGTCATCGGAACGGCCGAGCTGCTGCGCGCAAAGCACATCGACGAGGCACAGCGCGCGCGGCTGACCGGGCTGCTCGAGCAGAGCGCGGGCACGCTGCTGGCCATCGTCAACGACGTGCTGGACTGGACCAAGCTCGATGCCGGCAAGGTGGTCCTCGAGGCGCGGCCGGTGCACCTGCGGCGCCTCGTCTTCGAAGCCAACGAGCTGTTCGCGGTTCAGGCGTACAACAAGGGCATCGAGCTGACGTCGAGCTGCAACCCGGACGTGCCGCGCGTCTTCATCGGCGACCCGACCCGGCTTCGCCAGATCATCGACAACCTCGTCGGCAACGCCGTCAAGTTCACGTCCAGCGGCGGCGTGCACATGCACCTCTCGCTCGAGGCCGAAGCGACGTCCGCGGCAAGCTCCGCGCAGCCGCGCCATTGCGTGCGCATCGAGGTCGCCGACTCGGGCATCGGCATCGACCAGCAGCGCCTGTCCTCGCTGTTCAAGGCGTTCACGCAGGCGGACGAGTCGGTGACGCGGCGCTTCGGCGGCACGGGCCTCGGGCTGGCGATCAGCCTGGAGCTCGCGCGGCTGATGGGCGGCCGCATCGACGTCGTGAGCGCCCTGGGCCGCGGCAGCACCTTCGCGCTGACGGTGCCGCTGGAGCCCTGGACGCAGCCGGGCGCGCTGCCTGCCGCCAAGCCGCGCAGCGACCTGCTTCTCGCCTCGGCCAGCCGTGGCGTCCAGCGCCACGTGAAGACCATCCTGCACGACCTCGGCATCGAGCCGCGGATCGTGCGCGAGCTGCCGATGGACGACTGCGGCGAGGGCTACCGCCTGTTGCTGGTCGACGCGCCATTGCTCGCCTCGCTGCCCGATTCGCGCGCATGGCTGCAGCGCCAGGCCCAGGCGCGGCGGCGCATCGCCGTCATCGCGCCGCTGGGCGCCGATTTCGCCGGCCTGCTCCCCGATGACGTGCTGCTGCTGTACAAGCCGATACGCCGCGGCTCGCTGAAGGCCGTGCTGGCCGCGCTCGAGCGCACGACTGCCGACGAGGCCGTTTCACGCGAATCCCTTCCGTCGCCGCCGCCGCTCGGCCCGCACGTGCTGGTGGCCGAAGACGACACGGTCAACCAGCTGGTCGTCCAGGCCATGCTGACCGATCTGGGCGCCACCTGCGTCCTCGCGGCGAATGGCCGCGAGGCGCTCGAGTGCCTGGCCGCCGAAAGCTTCGACCTCGTGCTGATGGACATGCAGATGCCCGAGCTCGACGGCGTCTGCGCGACGCGTGCGCTGCGGGCCATCGAATCCGGCAGCGCCGCGCGCCGCGTGCCGGTCGTCGCGATGACGGCAAGCGCCGCAGGTGAGGACCTCAGCGCCTGCCGGCAGGCCGGCATGGACGACGTCCTCCCCAAGCCCTTCGGCATTGCCGGCATTCGTTCGGTGCTGCGCACGCATTGCCCCGCGCCCACGGCACGCGAAGCGGGAGATGCGTCGCCTTCCTCCACGGACGTCGGGATGGCAGCTCAACCCTGGTCAGGCACCGCGCGGGGCGCCGGACCGTCGTAG
- a CDS encoding ParM/StbA family protein: MANSSKLREVVSVDTAAAATPVVRAIDVGFGLVKCSLPGSGFMSFPSMAIPADGSAVRTLSTRRRDTFDVPVNGATYEVGRDVGLAQAGGSFGRDVTDEFYRGSIYEALAKGALRYMAEAGDAEIDLLVLGLPVNQYNDAKRRDYLREVYEGAIDLGDGKTMSVRKVVVQAQPMGGYAALDSHLEDLNQTIVATGGALQPLSSGEELDDLSVLMVDAGEHTLDWLLIQQGAINPRASGAASDAGRHRVVRAVLDSLASDIGRPLGPAVLPRINEALRLKKEVKLSGVAYDLTRYEPVIMSVVEDSINRMVDGLRDAHEIIDLMVLVGGQPERYRDVLARRFPAIPVFIMPEPLSANVRGFQLIGEALAEEG; the protein is encoded by the coding sequence ATGGCGAATTCATCGAAGCTGCGTGAAGTAGTTTCCGTCGACACCGCTGCCGCGGCAACGCCGGTGGTGCGGGCCATCGACGTGGGCTTCGGTCTCGTCAAGTGCAGCCTGCCCGGCAGCGGCTTCATGAGCTTTCCCTCGATGGCCATCCCGGCGGACGGGAGCGCGGTGCGCACCCTCAGCACGCGCCGCCGCGACACCTTCGACGTGCCGGTCAACGGCGCGACGTACGAAGTCGGTCGCGATGTCGGTCTCGCCCAGGCCGGCGGCAGCTTCGGCCGCGACGTGACCGACGAGTTCTACCGCGGCAGCATCTACGAGGCGCTTGCCAAGGGCGCGTTGCGCTACATGGCCGAGGCCGGCGATGCGGAGATCGACCTGCTGGTGCTGGGCCTGCCGGTGAACCAGTACAACGACGCCAAGCGCCGCGACTATCTGCGCGAAGTCTACGAAGGGGCCATCGACCTCGGCGACGGCAAGACCATGAGCGTGCGCAAGGTGGTGGTGCAGGCGCAGCCCATGGGAGGCTATGCGGCGCTCGACAGCCACCTGGAAGACCTGAACCAGACCATCGTCGCCACCGGCGGCGCGCTGCAGCCGCTTTCCAGCGGCGAAGAACTGGACGACCTGTCGGTGCTGATGGTCGACGCCGGAGAGCACACGCTCGACTGGCTGCTCATCCAGCAAGGCGCGATCAACCCGCGTGCAAGCGGCGCCGCCTCCGACGCCGGGCGGCACCGCGTGGTGCGCGCGGTGCTCGACTCGCTGGCCTCGGACATCGGCCGCCCGCTGGGCCCGGCGGTGCTGCCGCGCATCAACGAGGCCCTGCGCTTGAAGAAGGAGGTCAAGCTCTCGGGCGTGGCCTACGACCTGACGCGCTATGAGCCGGTCATCATGAGCGTGGTGGAGGATTCCATCAACCGCATGGTCGACGGCTTGCGCGACGCGCACGAGATCATCGATCTCATGGTGCTGGTGGGCGGGCAGCCCGAGCGCTACCGCGACGTGCTGGCGCGGCGCTTCCCGGCGATTCCGGTCTTCATCATGCCCGAGCCGCTGTCCGCGAACGTGCGCGGCTTCCAGCTGATCGGCGAGGCCCTGGCCGAGGAAGGCTGA
- a CDS encoding aminotransferase class III-fold pyridoxal phosphate-dependent enzyme gives MPMSSSRPDVDTLAALDRAHLVHPVSAWRQHEERGPMVLSTGRGAWLTDARGNELLDAFAGLWCVNVGYGQESVVQAATAQLRTLPYATGYFGFASEPAIRLAAKLVEITPPSLTRAYLTLGGSEAVDAAVRFIVQYWNARGRSTKKHFISLDRGYHGSSSTGAGLTALPAFHRGFDLPLPTQHYIPSPNPYRHPQGSDAPSLIAASVAALRAKVAELGADNVAAFFCEPIQGSGGVIVPPVGWLKAMREAARELDILFVVDEVITGFGRTGPMFASEAEGVDPDLMTLAKGLTAGYVPMGATMLSEEVYAAIADAAPAGAPIGHGATYSAHPVGAAVALEVLRLYDEGGILANGQHVARHFAAGLDALRAHPLVGDARHRGLLGALELVSDKASRRGFDAALGLPDRLFAAAYRNGVIFRCFGDSILGFAPALTYTQAEFEQLFLRLRRTLDDVLAAAEVRAALA, from the coding sequence ATGCCGATGAGCTCCTCCCGCCCCGACGTTGACACCCTCGCCGCGCTCGACCGCGCGCACCTCGTCCACCCGGTCTCCGCCTGGCGCCAGCACGAGGAGCGCGGGCCGATGGTGCTTTCCACCGGCCGCGGCGCATGGCTCACCGACGCGCGGGGCAACGAACTGCTCGACGCCTTTGCAGGCCTGTGGTGCGTGAACGTCGGCTACGGACAGGAGAGCGTCGTGCAGGCCGCGACGGCCCAGCTGCGCACCCTGCCCTACGCGACCGGCTATTTCGGCTTCGCCAGCGAGCCCGCGATCCGGCTGGCGGCCAAGCTCGTGGAGATCACGCCGCCCTCGCTGACACGGGCGTACCTGACCCTCGGCGGCTCCGAAGCCGTCGATGCCGCGGTGCGTTTCATCGTGCAGTACTGGAACGCGCGCGGCCGGTCCACGAAGAAGCACTTCATCTCGCTCGATCGCGGCTACCACGGCTCGTCGTCGACCGGCGCCGGCCTGACCGCGCTGCCGGCGTTCCATCGCGGCTTCGACCTGCCCCTGCCGACGCAGCACTACATCCCCTCGCCCAATCCCTACCGCCACCCGCAGGGCAGCGATGCGCCGTCGCTGATCGCCGCTTCGGTGGCCGCGCTGCGCGCGAAGGTCGCCGAGCTCGGCGCGGACAACGTCGCGGCGTTCTTCTGCGAGCCCATCCAGGGCTCGGGCGGCGTGATCGTGCCGCCGGTCGGCTGGCTCAAGGCAATGCGCGAGGCCGCGCGCGAGCTCGACATCCTGTTCGTCGTCGACGAGGTCATCACCGGCTTCGGGCGCACCGGCCCGATGTTCGCGAGCGAAGCCGAAGGCGTGGACCCCGACCTGATGACCCTCGCGAAGGGGCTGACCGCCGGATACGTGCCCATGGGCGCGACGATGCTGTCCGAAGAGGTCTACGCGGCCATCGCCGATGCCGCACCGGCCGGCGCGCCGATCGGCCACGGCGCGACCTACTCGGCGCACCCGGTGGGCGCCGCGGTCGCGCTCGAGGTGCTGCGGCTGTACGACGAGGGCGGCATCCTCGCCAACGGCCAGCACGTGGCGCGTCACTTCGCGGCCGGGCTCGACGCCTTGCGCGCCCACCCGCTGGTCGGCGACGCACGCCACCGCGGCCTGCTCGGCGCGCTGGAGCTGGTGAGCGACAAGGCGAGCAGGCGCGGCTTCGATGCAGCGCTCGGGTTGCCCGACCGCCTGTTCGCCGCGGCGTACCGCAATGGCGTCATCTTCCGCTGCTTCGGCGACTCGATCCTCGGGTTCGCACCCGCGCTCACGTACACGCAGGCCGAGTTCGAGCAGCTGTTCCTGCGCCTGCGCCGAACGCTCGACGACGTGCTCGCCGCTGCGGAGGTGCGCGCCGCCCTCGCCTGA
- a CDS encoding winged helix-turn-helix transcriptional regulator — protein sequence MPEAFKVDRLDLRILAQLQKNGRMTNVDLADAVGLSPSPCLIRVKRLEQAGYICGYGAHLRLEKLGDTLTVFTEVTLTDHHREDFIRFEAAIREVDEIMECHLVSGGYDYLLRFLTRGVNHYQQVIEGLLERNIGIEKYFSYIVIKSPFIKTHCAIERLFPERAE from the coding sequence ATGCCTGAAGCCTTCAAGGTCGACCGACTCGACCTGCGCATCCTCGCGCAACTGCAGAAGAACGGCCGCATGACCAACGTCGACCTCGCCGACGCGGTCGGACTCTCGCCGAGCCCGTGCCTAATCCGCGTCAAGCGGCTGGAGCAGGCCGGCTACATCTGCGGCTACGGCGCGCACCTGCGGCTGGAGAAGCTCGGCGACACGCTGACGGTGTTCACCGAAGTGACCCTCACCGACCATCATCGCGAGGACTTCATCCGTTTCGAGGCGGCGATCCGCGAGGTCGACGAGATCATGGAATGCCACCTCGTCAGCGGCGGCTACGACTACCTGCTGCGCTTCCTCACGCGCGGCGTGAACCACTACCAGCAGGTCATCGAAGGACTGCTCGAGCGCAACATCGGCATCGAGAAGTACTTCAGCTACATCGTCATCAAGTCGCCGTTCATCAAGACCCACTGCGCGATCGAGCGGCTGTTTCCGGAGCGGGCCGAGTGA
- a CDS encoding PhoX family phosphatase: MAKDFDSMEDSNRSSNPDIHSVSDPARRSVLQLSLGAALGALFAPLTSGCAGMAAGSSGPKLGFKAVPATSDDTLVVPEGYVASVLAAWGEPIGVAGNMPAWRPDGSNSAADQEAQMGMHHDGIHFYALEGSSARGLLVMNHEYTDDGLLHTDGMKTWSADKVKKAQAAHGVSVIEVELKDGRWQMVRPSRHARRFTAYTPMTVGGPAAGHALMRTAADPAGRTVLGTLNNCASGKTPWGTYLTGEENFAFYFDGGDKLDAHQQRWGLRKTGTYRWGEHDERFDAVKHPNEPNRFGWVVEIDPLDPSSTPVKRTAIGRAAHEGAWVALTKDGRAVVYSGEDARFEYIYKFVSRDKMQPGGGRANRELLDHGTLYVARFDADGSGRWLPLVHGQGPLTAAGGFADQGEVVIKSRQASDALGATKMDRPEWLAIDARSGEIYCTLTNNSSRGAPNMPAPDAANPRANNVMGSIIRWQEGGDFDATGFRWNHLVLAGDPANTRAEARGNIKGDIFACPDGLAFDARGVLWVQTDAHATQMYKGEFVNVGNNQMLACDVATGEMRRFLTGPVNCEVTGVTWTPDGTTMFVNIQHPGETPSDRSDPAEPSKFSKWPNAAPGRPRSATVVVRRTDGGVIGT; encoded by the coding sequence ATGGCCAAGGATTTCGATTCGATGGAGGACAGCAATCGCTCGTCCAACCCTGACATCCACAGCGTGTCCGATCCGGCGCGACGCAGCGTGCTGCAGCTGTCGCTCGGCGCAGCGCTCGGCGCGCTGTTCGCGCCGCTGACCTCCGGGTGCGCCGGGATGGCAGCGGGCTCTTCCGGCCCCAAGCTCGGCTTCAAGGCGGTGCCGGCCACCAGCGACGACACCCTGGTGGTGCCCGAGGGTTATGTGGCGAGCGTGCTGGCGGCGTGGGGCGAGCCCATCGGCGTGGCGGGCAACATGCCCGCGTGGCGCCCCGATGGTTCCAACTCGGCCGCCGACCAGGAAGCGCAGATGGGCATGCACCACGACGGCATTCACTTCTATGCCCTCGAGGGAAGCTCCGCGCGCGGCCTGCTGGTGATGAACCACGAGTACACCGACGACGGCCTGCTGCACACCGACGGCATGAAGACCTGGAGTGCCGACAAGGTGAAGAAGGCGCAGGCCGCGCACGGCGTGTCCGTCATCGAGGTCGAACTCAAGGACGGCCGTTGGCAGATGGTTCGCCCCAGCCGCCATGCGCGGCGCTTCACCGCCTATACGCCGATGACGGTGGGCGGTCCGGCCGCAGGCCATGCGCTGATGCGCACGGCGGCGGATCCCGCGGGGCGCACCGTGCTCGGCACCTTGAACAACTGCGCCAGCGGCAAGACACCGTGGGGCACCTACCTCACCGGCGAAGAGAACTTCGCCTTCTATTTCGACGGCGGCGACAAGCTCGATGCGCACCAGCAGCGCTGGGGCCTGCGCAAGACCGGCACCTACCGCTGGGGCGAGCATGACGAGCGCTTCGACGCGGTGAAGCACCCGAACGAGCCGAACCGCTTCGGCTGGGTGGTCGAGATCGACCCGCTCGACCCGTCCAGCACGCCGGTCAAGCGCACCGCCATCGGCCGCGCCGCGCACGAGGGCGCCTGGGTGGCGCTGACCAAGGACGGGCGCGCGGTCGTCTACTCCGGCGAAGACGCGCGCTTCGAATACATCTACAAGTTCGTGAGTCGCGACAAGATGCAGCCGGGCGGGGGGCGCGCGAACCGCGAACTGCTGGACCACGGCACCTTGTACGTGGCCCGCTTCGACGCGGACGGATCGGGACGCTGGCTGCCGCTGGTGCACGGGCAGGGCCCTCTCACCGCGGCCGGCGGCTTCGCCGACCAGGGCGAGGTGGTCATCAAGAGCCGGCAGGCGAGCGATGCGCTCGGTGCCACCAAGATGGACCGGCCCGAGTGGCTTGCCATCGACGCGAGAAGCGGCGAGATCTACTGCACCCTGACCAACAACAGCTCGCGCGGCGCCCCCAACATGCCGGCACCGGATGCGGCCAACCCGCGCGCCAACAACGTCATGGGCTCCATCATCCGCTGGCAGGAAGGCGGCGACTTCGACGCCACCGGCTTTCGCTGGAACCACCTCGTGCTCGCCGGCGACCCGGCCAACACACGCGCGGAGGCCCGAGGCAACATCAAGGGCGACATCTTCGCCTGTCCGGACGGCCTGGCCTTCGATGCGCGCGGCGTGCTGTGGGTGCAGACCGATGCCCATGCGACCCAGATGTACAAGGGCGAATTCGTCAACGTGGGCAACAACCAGATGCTGGCCTGCGACGTGGCCACCGGCGAGATGCGGCGCTTCCTCACCGGGCCGGTGAACTGCGAGGTCACGGGCGTCACATGGACCCCGGACGGCACCACGATGTTCGTCAACATCCAGCACCCGGGTGAGACGCCGAGCGACCGCAGCGATCCCGCCGAGCCGAGCAAGTTCTCCAAGTGGCCGAATGCCGCGCCGGGGCGGCCACGCTCGGCCACGGTCGTGGTCCGCAGGACCGACGGCGGCGTGATCGGCACCTGA